In a single window of the Bos taurus isolate L1 Dominette 01449 registration number 42190680 breed Hereford chromosome 23, ARS-UCD2.0, whole genome shotgun sequence genome:
- the MOCS1 gene encoding molybdenum cofactor biosynthesis protein 1 isoform X2 — MPEEGVPLTPKADLLTTEEILTLARLFVKEGVDKIRLTGGEPLIRPDVVDIVAQLRQLEGLRTIGITTNGINLARLLPQLQKAGLSAINISLDTLVPAKFEFIVRRKGFHKVMEGIHKAIELGYSPVKVNCVVMRGLNEDELLDFVALTEGLPLDVRFIEYMPFDGNKWNFKKMVSYKEMLDTLRQQWPELEKLPEEESSTAKAFKIPGFRGQVSFITSMSEHFCGTCNRLRITADGNLKVCLFGNSEVSLRDHLRAGASEEELLRVIGAAVGRKKRQHAGMFNISQMKNRPMILIELFLMRQDSPPALPSTFRNSLRVQVLRHRVSFSSQMVTLWKGGGVPQAPLVAQRWLGSSLPQRHFSSHLDSDANPKCLSPTEPQAPAASSGPLPDSDQLTHVDTEGRMAMVDVGRKPDTERVAVASAVVLLGPVAFKLIQENQLKKGDALAVAQLAGIQAAKLTSQLIPLCHHVALSHVQVQLELDRTRHAAVIQASCRARGPTGVEMEALTSAAVAALALYDMCKAVSRDIVLAEIKLVSKTGGQRGDFHRT, encoded by the exons CCCAGCTCCGCCAGCTGGAAGGCCTGAGGACCATTGGCATCACCACCAACGGCATCAACCTAGCCCGGCTGCTACCTCAGCTCCAGAAAGCTGGTCTCAGCGCCATCAACATCAGCCTGGACACGCTGGTACCAGCCAAGTTTGAGTTCATCGTCCGCAGGAAAG GCTTCCACAAGGTCATGGAGGGCATCCACAAGGCCATCGAGCTGGGCTACAGCCCCGTGAAG GTGAACTGCGTGGTGATGCGAGGCCTGAACGAGGACGAACTCCTGGACTTTGTGGCCTTGACCGAGGGCCTCCCCCTGGACGTGCGCTTCATCGAGTACATGCCCTTTGACG GCAACAAGTGGAACTTTAAGAAGATGGTCAGCTATAAGGAGATGCTGGACACCCTCCGGCAGCAGTGGCCGGAGCTGGAGAAGCTGCCCGAGGAGGAATCCAGCACAGCCAAG GCCTTTAAAATCCCCGGTTTCCGAGGCCAGGTCAGCTTCATCACGTCTATGTCTGAGCATTTCTGTGGGACCTGCAACCGGCTGCGAATCACAGCTGATGGGAACCTCAAG GTCTGCCTCTTTGGGAACTCAGAGGTGTCTCTACGGGATCACCTGCGGGCAGGGGCCTCCGAGGAGGAGCTGCTGAGGGTCATCGGGGCTGCGGTGGGCAGGAAGAAGCGGCAGCACGCAG GCATGTTCAATATCTCCCAGATGAAGAACCGGCCCATGATCCTCATCG AGTTATTTTTGATGCGCCAAGATTCCCCACCAGCCCTTCCAAGCACTTTCAGGAACTCTCTCCGTGTTCAGGTTCTGAGACACAGAGTGAGTTTCTCCAGCCAGATGGTGACTTTATGGAAAGGAGGCGGGGTCCCCCAGGCCCCTCTTGTTGCCCAGCGGTGGCTGGGGTCCAGCCTCCCTCAGAGACACTTCAGTTCCCACCTGGACTCAGATGCCAACCCAAAGTGCCTTAGCCCAACAGAACCCCAGGCTCCTGCCGCCTCCTCAGGACCTCTGCCAGACTCTGACCAACTGACCCACGTGGACACGGAAGGACGGATGGCTATGGTGGACGTGGGcaggaagccagacacagagaggGTGGCCGTGGCCTCGGCCGTGGTCCTCCTGGGGCCTGTGGCCTTCAAGCTCATCCAGGAGAACCAGCTCAAGAAGGGAGATGCCCTGGCGGTGGCCCAGCTGGCAGGCATCCAGGCGGCCAAGCTGACCAGTCAGCTGATCCCTCTCTGCCACCACGTGGCGCTGAGCCATGTCCAGGTGCAGCTGGAGCTGGACCGCACACGCCACGCCGCGGTGATCCAGGCATCTTGCCGGGCCCGGGGCCCCACCGGGGTGGAGATGGAGGCCCTGACCTCCGCTGCCGTGGCCGCCCTCGCCCTGTACGACATGTGCAAGGCCGTCAGCAGGGACATCGTGTTGGCGGAGATCAAGCTCGTTAGCAAGACTGGGGGTCAGCGAGGGGACTTCCATCGAACGTAG